One Nicotiana tomentosiformis chromosome 4, ASM39032v3, whole genome shotgun sequence genomic window carries:
- the LOC104098684 gene encoding serine/threonine-protein kinase Aurora-3-like, which yields MASKTQIHPPKPPKQPPKTPQKQWSLDDFEIGKPLGKGKFGRVYLAREVKSGFIVALKVVFKEQIEKYRLHHQLKREMEIQTSLRHPNVLRLYGWFHDEERIFLILEYAHGGELYRELRKTGRLPEEQAATYIASLTQALAYCHEKHVIHRDIKPENLLLDHEGRLKIADFGWSVQSRSKRHTMCGTLDYLAPEMVENKAHDYAVDNWTLGILCYEFLYGGPPFEAERQTDTFRRIMKVDLSFPPTPEVSADAKNLISQLLVKDSSKRLSLRKILEHPWIIKNVTG from the exons ATGGCTTCCAAAACTCAAATTCATCCTCCAAAACCCCCAAAACAACCACCAAAAACTCCACAAAAACAATGGTCGCTCGACGATTTCGAAATCGGAAAACCGCTCGGCAAAGGCAAATTCGGTCGTGTTTACCTTGCTCGTGAAGTTAAG AGTGGGTTTATAGTGGCATTAAAGGTGGTATTCAAGGAGCAAATAGAGAAATACAGGCTGCACCACCAACTGAAGAGGGAAATGGAGATTCAAACGAGTCTTCGCCACCCGAATGTACTGAGGCTCTATGGCTGGTTCCATGATGAGGAGCGAATTTTCTTGATTTTGGAGTACGCTCATGGCGGTGAGCTCTACAGGGAGCTTAGGAAGACTGGTCGCCTGCCTGAGGAACAAGCCGCCACG TATATTGCAAGTCTTACACAAGCACTGGCGTATTGTCACGAGAAGCATGTCATTCACAGGGATATAAAGCCAGAAAACCTGTTACTTGATCATGAG GGCCGCTTGAAGATTGCAGACTTTGGGTGGTCTGTACAATCTAGAAGCAAGAGACATACAATGTGCGGAACTCTAGATTATCTAGCACCAGAAATGGTGGAGAACAAAGCTCATGATTATGCAGTTGACAATTGGACTTTGGGGATTCTTTGCTATGAGTTTTTATATGGCGGGCCTCCATTTGAGGCCGAGAGACAGACCGACACATTCAGAAG AATTATGAAGGTAGACCTCAGCTTCCCCCCAACACCTGAAGTGTCTGCCGATGCTAAGAATCTCATTAGCCAG CTTCTTGTGAAGGACTCTTCGAAAAGGCTCTCTCTTCGAAAGATCTTGGAGCACCCTTGGATAATTAAGAATGTCACTGGTTAG
- the LOC104098683 gene encoding beta-xylosidase/alpha-L-arabinofuranosidase 1-like isoform X1, producing the protein MAKFSFLHYFTILIFSFLISRISARNIPYNSSITALNDLTYNQTRRVCDTSRFAKLGLDMNDFAYCDMSLPYAVRVKDLIDRMTLSEKARQTGDTAFGVARIGLPKYEWWSEALHGVSNVGQYYSLASFFDKVVPGATSFPTVITTTASFNESLWKAIGQAVSTEARAMFNLGHAGLTFWSPNINVVRDPRWGRVLETPGEDPFVVGKYASNYVRGLQDVEGTENAKDLNSRPLKVAACCKHYAAYDVDNWLGVDRYHFDSRVTEQDMMETFLKPFEMCVKEGDVTSVMCSYNRINGIPACADPKLLKGKIRGDWDLHGYIVSDCDSIDVMLHGHKWLGDEPEDAVAQGLKAGLDLDCGNYYTNYAGNAVVQGKVKESEIDESLTNLYFVLMRLGFFDGSPKFEKLGKEQICSKENIELATQAAREGIVLLKNEDQVLPLNSKKVKTIAIVGPHANASSAMIGNYAGIPCKITTPIHGFSLYSKVDYKAGCGEILCKNESLIFPAMKAAKKADATVLVVGLDLSVEAESLDRVDLLLPGYQTQLINQVAQVSKGPVILVIMSAGGVDISFAKNNPKIKSIIWAGYPGEEGGRAIADVVFGSYNPGGKLPLTWHENSYVDMLPMTSMPLRPIDNLGYPGRTYKFYNGSIVYPFGYGISYTNFTYNLLSARQKIQVKLNKFQHCRDLNYTAGTHVPPCPAVSIDDLECGDDLNFDFSIEVENIGKKDGSDVLMVYWIPPEDIAEAPLKQLIGFKKVFVKIGEKKKVDFVLNACKSLGIVNYRAYNLLAAGGHNFVIGNGKLSFPVQVSFHR; encoded by the exons ATGGCGAAATTTAGCTTTCTTCATTACTTCACCATTTTAATTTTTTCCTTTCTCATTTCAAGAATTTCTGCTAGAAATATTCCATACAATTCTTCAATCACGGCCCTCAATGATCTCACGTATAATCAAACTCGACGTGTTTGTGACACGTCGAGGTTTGCAAAGTTGGGATTGGACATGAATGATTTCGCGTACTGTGACATGTCCCTTCCCTATGCGGTTAGGGTTAAGGATTTGATCGACAGAATGACGTTGTCTGAAAAAGCGCGACAAACTGGAGATACTGCTTTTGGAGTTGCTAGAATTGGTCTTCCTAAATATGAATGGTGGTCTGAGGCATTACATGGTGTTTCTAACGTTGGACAATATTATAGTTTAGCTTCGTTTTTTGACAAAGTTGTTCCTGGGGCTACAAGTTTTCCTACTGTTATTACTACTACTGCATCATTTAATGAGTCATTGTGGAAAGCAATAGGCCAG GCTGTTTCAACAGAAGCAAGGGCTATGTTTAACCTAGGACATGCTGGTCTAACATTTTGGAGTCCAAATATTAATGTAGTAAGAGATCCTAGATGGGGAAGAGTTTTAGAAACACCTGGAGAAGATCCTTTTGTTGTTGGAAAATATGCCTCTAATTATGTTAGAGGATTACAAGATGTTGAGGGCACGGAAAACGCCAAAGACTTGAACTCGAGACCTCTGAAAGTAGCCGCTTGTTGCAAACATTATGCAGCTTATGATGTTGATAACTGGCTCGGTGTTGATCGTTATCATTTCGATTCACGG GTGACGGAGCAAGATATGATGGAAACATTTCTTAAACCCTTTGAAATGTGTGTTAAAGAAGGTGATGTTACAAGTGTTATGTGCTCATATAATAGGATTAATGGAATCCCAGCATGTGCTGATCCAAAGCTTCTAAAAGGCAAAATTAGAGGAGATTGGGATCTTCATGg GTATATAGTTTCAGATTGTGATTCCATTGACGTTATGCTTCATGGTCATAAATGGTTAGGAGATGAACCTGAAGATGCTGTTGCACAAGGTCTAAAAGCAG GGTTGGATTTGGATTGTGGCAACTACTACACAAATTATGCTGGGAATGCAGTGGTACAAGGAAAAGTAAAAGAATCAGAAATAGATGAATCTCTCACAAATTTGTATTTTGTGCTAATGAGGCTAGGGTTTTTTGATGGTAGtccaaaatttgaaaaacttGGAAAAGAACAAATTTGTTCTAAGGAAAACATTGAGTTAGCAACACAAGCAGCAAGAGAAGGGATTGTTCTTCTTAAAAATGAAGATCAAGTTTTGCCTTTGAATTCTAAAAAGGTTAAAACTATTGCTATTGTTGGACCTCATGCTAATGCCTCCAGTGCCATGATTGGCAATTATGCAG GTATTCCTTGCAAGATTACAACACCAATACATGGATTTTCATTGTATAGCAAAGTGGACTATAAAGCAGGATGTGGAGAAATTTTGTGCAAAAATGAGAGCTTAATATTCCCAGCAATGAAAGCTGCTAAAAAAGCAGATGCAACTGTTTTAGTTGTGGGATTAGATTTAAGTGTTGAAGCAGAAAGTTTAGacagagttgatcttttacttcCTGGCTACCAAACTCAACTAATAAATCAAGTTGCTCAAGTTTCAAAAGGTCCTGTTATTCTTGTAATTATGTCTGCTGGTGGTGTTGATATTTCATTTGCCAAAAATAATCCTAAGATTAAAAGTATTATTTGGGCTGGATATCCTGGTGAAGAAGGTGGTCGTGCCATTGCTGATGTTGTTTTTGGAAGTTATAATCCCG GAGGAAAACTACCATTAACATGGCATGAAAATAGTTATGTGGATATGTTACCAATGACTTCAATGCCATTAAGGCCAATTGACAACTTAGGCTACCCCGGTAGAACTTACAAATTTTACAATGGATCAATTGTTTATCCATTTGGATATGGTATTAGCTACACGAATTTCACCTACAACTTATTATCAGCACGACAAAAAATCCAAGTAAAACTCAACAAATTTCAGCACTGTCGCGATCTGAACTACACTGCTGGCACTCACGTGCCACCATGTCCTGCAGTATCAATCGACGACTTGGAATGTGGGGACGATCTGAATTTCGATTTCTCGATTGAAGTAGAGAATATTGGGAaaaaagatggaagtgatgttTTAATGGTTTATTGGATTCCACCTGAAGATATTGCTGAAGCTCCACTTAAACAATTGATTGGTTTTAAGAAGGTTTTTGTGAAAATTGGAGAGAAAAAGAAGGTTGATTTTGTGTTAAATGCTTGCAAAAGTTTGGGAATAGTGAATTATAGAGCTTATAATCTTTTGGCTGCTGGTGGACATAATTTTGTGATTGGAAATGGAAAGCTTTCATTTCCAGTTCAAGTTAGTTTTCACCGATGA
- the LOC104098683 gene encoding probable beta-D-xylosidase 5 isoform X2 → MAKFSFLHYFTILIFSFLISRISARNIPYNSSITALNDLTYNQTRRVCDTSRFAKLGLDMNDFAYCDMSLPYAVRVKDLIDRMTLSEKARQTGDTAFGVARIGLPKYEWWSEALHGVSNVGQYYSLASFFDKVVPGATSFPTVITTTASFNESLWKAIGQAVSTEARAMFNLGHAGLTFWSPNINVVRDPRWGRVLETPGEDPFVVGKYASNYVRGLQDVEGTENAKDLNSRPLKVAACCKHYAAYDVDNWLGVDRYHFDSRVTEQDMMETFLKPFEMCVKEGDVTSVMCSYNRINGIPACADPKLLKGKIRGDWDLHGYIVSDCDSIDVMLHGHKWLGDEPEDAVAQGLKAGIPCKITTPIHGFSLYSKVDYKAGCGEILCKNESLIFPAMKAAKKADATVLVVGLDLSVEAESLDRVDLLLPGYQTQLINQVAQVSKGPVILVIMSAGGVDISFAKNNPKIKSIIWAGYPGEEGGRAIADVVFGSYNPGGKLPLTWHENSYVDMLPMTSMPLRPIDNLGYPGRTYKFYNGSIVYPFGYGISYTNFTYNLLSARQKIQVKLNKFQHCRDLNYTAGTHVPPCPAVSIDDLECGDDLNFDFSIEVENIGKKDGSDVLMVYWIPPEDIAEAPLKQLIGFKKVFVKIGEKKKVDFVLNACKSLGIVNYRAYNLLAAGGHNFVIGNGKLSFPVQVSFHR, encoded by the exons ATGGCGAAATTTAGCTTTCTTCATTACTTCACCATTTTAATTTTTTCCTTTCTCATTTCAAGAATTTCTGCTAGAAATATTCCATACAATTCTTCAATCACGGCCCTCAATGATCTCACGTATAATCAAACTCGACGTGTTTGTGACACGTCGAGGTTTGCAAAGTTGGGATTGGACATGAATGATTTCGCGTACTGTGACATGTCCCTTCCCTATGCGGTTAGGGTTAAGGATTTGATCGACAGAATGACGTTGTCTGAAAAAGCGCGACAAACTGGAGATACTGCTTTTGGAGTTGCTAGAATTGGTCTTCCTAAATATGAATGGTGGTCTGAGGCATTACATGGTGTTTCTAACGTTGGACAATATTATAGTTTAGCTTCGTTTTTTGACAAAGTTGTTCCTGGGGCTACAAGTTTTCCTACTGTTATTACTACTACTGCATCATTTAATGAGTCATTGTGGAAAGCAATAGGCCAG GCTGTTTCAACAGAAGCAAGGGCTATGTTTAACCTAGGACATGCTGGTCTAACATTTTGGAGTCCAAATATTAATGTAGTAAGAGATCCTAGATGGGGAAGAGTTTTAGAAACACCTGGAGAAGATCCTTTTGTTGTTGGAAAATATGCCTCTAATTATGTTAGAGGATTACAAGATGTTGAGGGCACGGAAAACGCCAAAGACTTGAACTCGAGACCTCTGAAAGTAGCCGCTTGTTGCAAACATTATGCAGCTTATGATGTTGATAACTGGCTCGGTGTTGATCGTTATCATTTCGATTCACGG GTGACGGAGCAAGATATGATGGAAACATTTCTTAAACCCTTTGAAATGTGTGTTAAAGAAGGTGATGTTACAAGTGTTATGTGCTCATATAATAGGATTAATGGAATCCCAGCATGTGCTGATCCAAAGCTTCTAAAAGGCAAAATTAGAGGAGATTGGGATCTTCATGg GTATATAGTTTCAGATTGTGATTCCATTGACGTTATGCTTCATGGTCATAAATGGTTAGGAGATGAACCTGAAGATGCTGTTGCACAAGGTCTAAAAGCAG GTATTCCTTGCAAGATTACAACACCAATACATGGATTTTCATTGTATAGCAAAGTGGACTATAAAGCAGGATGTGGAGAAATTTTGTGCAAAAATGAGAGCTTAATATTCCCAGCAATGAAAGCTGCTAAAAAAGCAGATGCAACTGTTTTAGTTGTGGGATTAGATTTAAGTGTTGAAGCAGAAAGTTTAGacagagttgatcttttacttcCTGGCTACCAAACTCAACTAATAAATCAAGTTGCTCAAGTTTCAAAAGGTCCTGTTATTCTTGTAATTATGTCTGCTGGTGGTGTTGATATTTCATTTGCCAAAAATAATCCTAAGATTAAAAGTATTATTTGGGCTGGATATCCTGGTGAAGAAGGTGGTCGTGCCATTGCTGATGTTGTTTTTGGAAGTTATAATCCCG GAGGAAAACTACCATTAACATGGCATGAAAATAGTTATGTGGATATGTTACCAATGACTTCAATGCCATTAAGGCCAATTGACAACTTAGGCTACCCCGGTAGAACTTACAAATTTTACAATGGATCAATTGTTTATCCATTTGGATATGGTATTAGCTACACGAATTTCACCTACAACTTATTATCAGCACGACAAAAAATCCAAGTAAAACTCAACAAATTTCAGCACTGTCGCGATCTGAACTACACTGCTGGCACTCACGTGCCACCATGTCCTGCAGTATCAATCGACGACTTGGAATGTGGGGACGATCTGAATTTCGATTTCTCGATTGAAGTAGAGAATATTGGGAaaaaagatggaagtgatgttTTAATGGTTTATTGGATTCCACCTGAAGATATTGCTGAAGCTCCACTTAAACAATTGATTGGTTTTAAGAAGGTTTTTGTGAAAATTGGAGAGAAAAAGAAGGTTGATTTTGTGTTAAATGCTTGCAAAAGTTTGGGAATAGTGAATTATAGAGCTTATAATCTTTTGGCTGCTGGTGGACATAATTTTGTGATTGGAAATGGAAAGCTTTCATTTCCAGTTCAAGTTAGTTTTCACCGATGA